The Flavobacterium sp. 123 genome contains a region encoding:
- a CDS encoding ATP-binding protein: protein MPKVRLLIIALILFFNTINAYSFPLETIPSKKELTKEVMEAKKLLKTGNLEKSLIKSRLALRAAIMLKDNDLIAYSYNTIGANFDELSENDKAFYYYNKGLLYANKTSNNELKNWLYNNLGNIYCFDKKQYQKGIYYYKKSLAYSKTIKNLEQILFTKLNIAWAYFDIGRFKEGYPYLDYINRFHKKHGDESTVVALNMLNGMYYSSINNAEKADIFFKNAILLGKKGSEKSDLSYSYQEYSKFLLKTGDYKKAYENLALYNKITTELNDEERLKKATVAGINLEIDEYKREIEKIESEYKTKEDILLREQSLNKKIVIVIFSLFIVGIVLFYFFFQNTKLAQKNRINSIRSKIQQNVINASITGQEMERKKIAAFLHDNISALLSSAGLHLNVHTMKNKTQSEEISKTIAILGEAHDKVRDLSHELLPSLLVRFGLFYALKDLCEKNSNSIISFQYKSPISKKKRYQEEFEMKIYFIITELLNNVMKHSNASVANLTIKENNNFLQIQVRDNGKGFDTNKFDIIEGFGLNQIKARVDAMKGNFSIHSVVGSGTRINFEVLISQKII from the coding sequence ATGCCTAAAGTCAGACTTCTTATTATAGCATTAATACTGTTTTTTAACACTATAAACGCCTATAGTTTTCCTCTCGAAACAATCCCTTCAAAAAAAGAACTTACTAAAGAAGTAATGGAAGCTAAAAAGCTTCTAAAAACAGGTAACTTAGAAAAATCTTTAATAAAATCAAGACTTGCTCTACGTGCTGCTATCATGCTAAAAGACAATGATCTTATAGCTTATTCCTACAATACCATAGGTGCAAATTTTGATGAATTGTCAGAAAATGACAAAGCTTTTTATTACTACAACAAAGGACTACTTTATGCGAATAAAACAAGTAATAACGAACTTAAAAACTGGCTTTACAACAATCTTGGAAACATTTATTGTTTTGATAAAAAACAATATCAAAAAGGAATTTATTATTATAAAAAATCATTAGCCTACAGTAAAACGATTAAGAATTTAGAACAAATTCTTTTTACTAAATTGAACATAGCATGGGCCTATTTTGATATTGGCCGTTTCAAGGAAGGCTACCCTTACTTAGATTATATTAATCGTTTTCATAAAAAACACGGAGACGAATCAACTGTTGTAGCGCTCAATATGCTCAACGGCATGTATTATAGTTCTATAAACAATGCTGAAAAAGCGGATATTTTTTTCAAAAATGCTATACTCTTAGGAAAAAAAGGGAGTGAAAAATCAGACTTATCCTATTCTTATCAGGAGTATTCTAAATTTTTATTAAAAACTGGTGACTATAAAAAAGCATATGAAAACTTAGCGCTTTATAACAAAATAACAACCGAACTCAACGATGAAGAAAGGCTAAAAAAAGCAACAGTTGCAGGAATAAATCTTGAAATCGATGAATATAAAAGAGAAATTGAAAAAATAGAATCTGAATATAAGACCAAAGAAGATATTCTATTAAGAGAGCAATCTCTAAATAAAAAAATTGTTATTGTGATATTCTCACTATTCATTGTTGGTATAGTTCTTTTTTACTTTTTCTTTCAGAATACAAAACTGGCACAGAAAAACCGAATCAACAGCATCCGAAGTAAAATTCAACAAAATGTAATAAATGCTTCCATTACTGGACAGGAAATGGAACGAAAAAAAATTGCGGCTTTCTTACATGATAACATCAGTGCATTATTATCCTCGGCAGGGTTGCATTTGAATGTACATACAATGAAGAACAAAACGCAAAGTGAAGAAATTTCAAAAACAATAGCTATTTTAGGAGAAGCTCATGACAAAGTTCGTGATTTATCTCATGAACTATTACCTTCTCTTTTAGTGCGATTTGGTTTGTTTTATGCACTAAAGGACTTATGCGAAAAAAATTCAAATTCCATTATTAGTTTCCAATATAAAAGTCCAATATCTAAAAAGAAACGCTACCAAGAAGAATTTGAAATGAAAATTTATTTCATCATTACAGAACTCCTTAACAATGTCATGAAGCATAGTAATGCATCAGTAGCAAATTTAACTATTAAGGAGAATAATAACTTTTTGCAAATCCAAGTTCGTGACAACGGAAAAGGTTTTGACACTAATAAATTTGATATCATAGAAGGATTTGGACTTAATCAAATTAAAGCAAGAGTGGATGCGATGAAAGGAAATTTTTCAATTCACTCTGTGGTAGGTAGTGGAACTAGAATTAATTTTGAAGTCCTTATTTCACAAAAAATAATTTAA
- a CDS encoding response regulator transcription factor yields MSKKIRIHLADDHQVLIDGMRFLLNTVPDFEVVGFSLDGNNLFEEVIANETDILIIDISMPKKDGIEVLKEFKQKGFPCKVIVLSSYDELKLIKEVMKLGSNGYLTKKCAGDNIVEAIYAVLNGEDYFCKSVREKIFDTAVKDNPKLNKYETVENSILSGREIEVITLISLEFSGKEISEKLFISTNTVETHRKNIMKKLNLKNTISLVKYAIKNNIIKS; encoded by the coding sequence ATGTCAAAAAAAATCAGAATACACTTAGCAGATGATCACCAAGTACTAATTGATGGTATGCGATTTCTTTTGAATACCGTTCCTGATTTTGAAGTAGTAGGTTTTTCATTGGATGGCAACAACCTTTTTGAAGAAGTAATTGCTAATGAAACTGATATTCTAATTATTGACATCAGTATGCCCAAAAAAGACGGTATTGAAGTCTTGAAAGAATTTAAACAAAAAGGATTCCCTTGCAAGGTCATTGTGTTATCAAGTTATGACGAATTAAAACTGATAAAAGAAGTCATGAAATTAGGTTCTAATGGCTATTTGACAAAGAAATGCGCTGGTGATAATATAGTAGAAGCAATATATGCTGTTTTAAATGGGGAAGATTATTTTTGTAAATCAGTTCGAGAAAAAATATTTGACACTGCCGTAAAAGACAATCCAAAACTAAATAAATACGAAACTGTAGAAAATTCAATTTTATCAGGTAGAGAGATTGAGGTTATAACACTAATTTCATTAGAATTCAGTGGAAAAGAAATTAGCGAAAAACTTTTTATCAGTACTAATACCGTTGAAACGCATCGTAAAAATATTATGAAAAAACTAAATTTAAAAAACACAATAAGTTTAGTTAAGTATGCTATCAAAAACAATATTATAAAATCCTAA
- a CDS encoding DUF4293 family protein, with protein MIQRIQTIYLILAFVVTGILPFVFPLWTMNNGKDFFFMQDQIYVVMLGLSTTLTLLSIVSFKKRQNQFVIGRLNIILNLILLGLFVYRSLNLSGETVFVSEKGIGMFLPILAIVLLVLANKAIKKDEDLVKSVDRLR; from the coding sequence ATGATACAAAGAATTCAAACCATATATTTAATACTTGCATTCGTAGTTACTGGAATTTTGCCCTTTGTTTTCCCTTTATGGACAATGAATAATGGTAAAGATTTTTTCTTCATGCAAGATCAAATTTATGTAGTAATGTTAGGCTTAAGCACAACACTTACTTTATTGAGTATTGTTTCTTTTAAAAAAAGACAAAATCAATTTGTTATTGGCAGATTGAATATCATATTAAATTTAATTTTATTAGGATTATTTGTATATCGTTCGCTAAATTTATCTGGAGAAACCGTTTTTGTTTCTGAGAAAGGTATTGGGATGTTTCTACCTATCTTGGCTATCGTATTATTAGTTTTAGCTAATAAGGCCATCAAGAAGGATGAAGATCTTGTAAAATCTGTGGACAGATTGAGATAA
- the rho gene encoding transcription termination factor Rho — protein MFDISALKEMKLSELQEIAKSSKTIKFNGVKKETLISQILEHQAASSVVSSPDKNESNNVEGEKPKRARIVPAKKNIIQKSATPLFSENELQATEDIPAETAPVMEATDVPVADAPEKKVGKVIKFNKSAYEKKIALQKDKEAAKEIKNENEATPVAADVVSSENQTVGAPIKKVNPNQLNKQNQNQNPNPNQNTNGNQNPNYKNKKNNFSHSDFEFDGIIESEGVLEMMPDGYGFLRSSDYNYLASPDDIYLSTSQIRLFGLKTGDTVKGVVRPPKEGEKFFPLVRVLKINGHDPQVVRDRVSFEHLTPVFPSEKFKLAEKQSTISTRIIDLFSPIGKGQRGMIVAQPKTGKTMLLKDIANAIAANHPEVYLIVLLIDERPEEVTDMQRSVRGEVIASTFDREPQEHVKIANIVLEKAKRLVECGHDVVILLDSITRLARAYNTVQPASGKVLSGGVDANALQKPKRFFGAARNVENGGSLSIIATALTETGSKMDEVIFEEFKGTGNMELQLDRKIANKRIFPAIDLTSSSTRRDDLLLDQQTLQRMWIMRKYLSDMNPVEAMDFINDRFKKTKNNEEFLISMND, from the coding sequence ATGTTTGATATTTCTGCATTAAAAGAAATGAAGCTATCTGAGCTTCAAGAAATTGCTAAATCGTCCAAAACAATAAAATTCAACGGTGTTAAAAAAGAGACATTAATTAGTCAAATTTTAGAACATCAAGCTGCTTCAAGTGTTGTTTCTTCGCCAGATAAAAATGAGTCGAATAATGTTGAAGGAGAAAAACCCAAAAGAGCTCGAATAGTTCCTGCTAAAAAAAATATTATCCAAAAGTCTGCAACACCTCTTTTTTCAGAAAATGAACTTCAGGCAACTGAAGATATTCCTGCAGAAACAGCTCCAGTAATGGAAGCAACAGATGTTCCTGTAGCTGATGCTCCAGAGAAAAAAGTAGGGAAGGTTATAAAATTCAATAAATCTGCTTACGAAAAGAAAATTGCTTTGCAAAAAGACAAAGAAGCAGCTAAAGAAATTAAAAACGAAAACGAAGCAACTCCAGTTGCTGCAGATGTTGTGTCTTCAGAAAATCAAACTGTTGGTGCTCCCATAAAAAAGGTTAATCCAAACCAATTAAATAAACAGAACCAAAATCAAAATCCAAATCCAAATCAAAACACTAACGGCAATCAAAATCCAAACTATAAAAACAAAAAAAACAATTTCAGCCATTCTGATTTTGAATTTGATGGAATTATAGAAAGCGAAGGCGTTTTAGAAATGATGCCGGACGGATATGGTTTTTTGCGTTCTTCAGATTATAACTACTTGGCTTCGCCAGATGATATTTATTTATCAACATCTCAAATCAGATTATTTGGTTTAAAAACTGGAGATACCGTAAAAGGAGTGGTTCGTCCTCCAAAAGAAGGAGAGAAGTTTTTTCCTTTAGTTCGTGTTTTAAAAATAAATGGCCATGATCCGCAAGTAGTTCGTGATCGTGTGTCTTTTGAACATTTGACACCAGTTTTTCCTTCTGAAAAATTTAAATTGGCTGAAAAGCAAAGTACTATTTCAACAAGAATCATTGACTTGTTTTCTCCAATTGGAAAAGGACAACGTGGTATGATTGTGGCACAACCAAAAACGGGTAAAACCATGTTGTTGAAGGATATTGCTAATGCAATTGCTGCGAATCATCCTGAAGTTTATTTGATTGTTTTATTAATAGATGAAAGACCTGAAGAGGTTACTGACATGCAACGTAGTGTTCGGGGTGAGGTAATAGCTTCAACTTTTGATAGAGAACCACAAGAGCATGTTAAAATTGCTAATATCGTACTTGAAAAAGCAAAACGATTAGTAGAATGTGGGCATGATGTAGTAATTCTTTTGGATTCGATCACACGTTTGGCTAGAGCTTATAATACAGTGCAGCCTGCATCAGGAAAAGTATTAAGTGGAGGTGTAGATGCTAATGCATTGCAAAAACCAAAACGTTTCTTTGGTGCTGCCAGAAATGTAGAAAATGGAGGTTCTTTGAGTATTATTGCAACAGCTCTTACTGAAACAGGTTCTAAAATGGATGAGGTTATTTTTGAAGAATTCAAAGGAACTGGAAACATGGAATTACAATTGGATAGAAAAATTGCTAACAAGCGTATTTTTCCTGCAATTGACTTAACTTCTTCAAGTACAAGACGTGATGATTTATTATTAGATCAACAGACTTTGCAACGTATGTGGATTATGAGAAAATACCTTTCTGATATGAACCCAGTTGAAGCAATGGATTTCATAAATGATCGTTTCAAGAAAACTAAAAATAACGAAGAGTTTTTAATCTCTATGAATGATTAA
- a CDS encoding RsmB/NOP family class I SAM-dependent RNA methyltransferase encodes MRLHRNLVYTTIDALNAIFNEGEYADKVVARSLKKDKRWGSSDRKFVAETIYEIVRWKRLYAEIAEVKEPFDRDNLWRMFSVWAVLRGYPIPDWRQLEGTPERKIKGRFDELSKVRALKESIPDWMDELGVKELGEKVWATEIAAQNQPAKVILRVNTLKTTKEKLRAILMDLNIETDYLTNQPDALVLKERANVFLTDAFKQGFFEVQDANSQLVAAFLDVKPGMRVVDTCAGAGGKTLHIAALMENKGQLIAMDLYESKLKQLKLRAKRDGAFNIEYRIIDSTKVIKKLHERADRVLIDAPCSGLGVLKRNPDAKWKLQPEFIDNIRKVQAEVLESYSKIVKPGGKLVYATCSVLPSENQEQVEKFLKTDIGKQFNFIKDQKILASESGFDGFYMALLERKEVIE; translated from the coding sequence ATGAGATTACATAGAAATTTAGTTTATACTACCATCGATGCTTTAAACGCCATTTTTAACGAAGGTGAATACGCAGACAAAGTGGTTGCACGATCTTTAAAAAAAGACAAACGCTGGGGAAGTTCCGATAGAAAATTTGTTGCAGAAACAATCTACGAAATTGTACGTTGGAAAAGATTATATGCAGAAATTGCAGAAGTAAAAGAACCTTTTGACAGAGATAATCTTTGGAGAATGTTCTCTGTATGGGCAGTTTTAAGAGGCTACCCAATTCCAGATTGGAGACAATTAGAAGGAACACCAGAACGAAAAATAAAAGGACGCTTTGACGAGCTTTCAAAAGTAAGAGCTTTAAAAGAATCTATTCCAGACTGGATGGATGAGTTAGGAGTTAAAGAATTAGGAGAGAAAGTTTGGGCTACAGAAATTGCGGCTCAAAACCAACCTGCTAAAGTGATTCTGAGAGTAAATACACTAAAAACAACTAAAGAAAAACTAAGAGCCATCTTAATGGACTTAAACATTGAGACAGATTATTTAACGAATCAGCCTGATGCTTTAGTACTAAAAGAAAGAGCTAATGTTTTCTTGACAGATGCTTTCAAACAAGGTTTTTTTGAAGTTCAGGATGCAAACTCCCAATTAGTAGCTGCTTTTCTTGATGTAAAACCAGGAATGCGAGTAGTTGATACTTGTGCAGGAGCAGGAGGAAAAACATTGCACATTGCCGCATTGATGGAAAACAAAGGGCAATTAATTGCGATGGATTTATACGAAAGTAAATTGAAGCAATTAAAATTAAGAGCTAAAAGAGATGGCGCTTTCAATATTGAATACCGCATTATAGACAGCACCAAAGTAATCAAAAAACTTCACGAAAGAGCTGACAGAGTTTTGATTGACGCTCCATGTAGCGGTTTAGGAGTTCTAAAAAGAAACCCTGATGCTAAGTGGAAATTACAACCTGAGTTTATAGATAACATCCGTAAAGTTCAAGCGGAAGTTTTAGAAAGTTATTCTAAAATTGTAAAACCTGGAGGGAAATTAGTTTACGCTACTTGCTCCGTTTTACCATCTGAAAACCAAGAACAAGTTGAAAAATTCTTAAAAACAGATATCGGAAAACAATTCAACTTTATAAAAGACCAAAAAATACTGGCTTCTGAGTCAGGTTTTGATGGGTTTTATATGGCATTGTTAGAACGAAAAGAAGTAATAGAATAA
- a CDS encoding KUP/HAK/KT family potassium transporter, translated as MSASHKDLHSKLTLGGLLVSLGIIYGDIGTSPLYVMKAILGEHIINADIVLGGVSAVFWTLTLQTTIKYVLITLSADNHGEGGIFALYALVKKTKIQWLIVPAIIGGSALLADGIITPPISVSSAVEGIRTFSPEINTIPIVIGILFILFTIQQFGTKLVGKFFAPIMLIWFSMLAILGVLQITQHPEVFKAINPYYAYHLLSIHPDGFFVLGFVFLCTTGAEALYSDMGHCGRKNIRISWIFVKTALVLNYFGQAAYLIHHEGESLLTLGGKNGNPFYLIMADWFQPIGIVIATLAAVIASQALISGSFTLINEAMRLNFWPKVKIKYPTELKGQLYIPSINWLLFFGCVGIVLHFEESSNMEHAYGLAIILCMIMTTILLNYYLIMKRVKLYFFMPLITIYLLIEFSFLAANITKFAEGGYVTLFIASMLMSVMTIWYLAKKINKSYTKIVKIEDYKKVLVELSADLSIPKYATHLVYMTNAGRVDEIEEKVMYSILQKRPKRADIYWFVHVNILTEPYKTEYKVTEIVKDDLYRVDFNLGFREPTKINLMFKEVIKDMVQKGEVDITSRYESLNKNNIIGDFKFVLSEKFLSNDSDLLWHEKIIMNSYFFIKKLSLSEERAFGLDSSSVKIEKFPMVLHAPQNIGLTRVK; from the coding sequence ATGAGCGCATCGCACAAAGACCTCCATAGTAAGTTAACATTAGGTGGTTTATTAGTTTCATTAGGAATAATTTACGGTGATATCGGAACTTCACCACTATATGTAATGAAAGCCATACTTGGCGAACATATAATTAATGCAGATATAGTTTTAGGCGGAGTCTCAGCTGTATTTTGGACACTTACCCTTCAAACAACCATCAAATATGTACTGATTACCTTAAGTGCTGACAACCATGGTGAAGGTGGTATTTTCGCCCTATATGCTTTAGTCAAAAAAACAAAAATACAATGGCTAATCGTCCCCGCAATTATAGGAGGAAGTGCCTTGCTCGCGGATGGTATTATTACTCCTCCCATTTCAGTATCTTCTGCAGTTGAGGGAATTAGAACATTTTCACCTGAAATAAATACCATTCCAATCGTAATAGGAATTCTATTTATACTTTTTACAATACAACAATTTGGAACCAAACTAGTAGGTAAGTTTTTCGCACCTATAATGTTAATTTGGTTCAGTATGTTGGCTATTTTAGGAGTATTACAAATTACGCAACATCCTGAAGTTTTCAAAGCAATTAATCCTTACTACGCTTATCATTTATTATCCATTCATCCAGATGGTTTTTTCGTGCTAGGTTTTGTATTTTTATGTACCACAGGAGCTGAAGCATTATATTCAGACATGGGACATTGCGGACGAAAAAACATCAGAATTAGTTGGATTTTTGTAAAAACAGCTTTAGTTCTGAACTATTTTGGGCAAGCAGCTTATTTAATTCATCATGAAGGGGAATCGCTACTAACTCTTGGAGGGAAAAACGGAAATCCATTCTATCTAATAATGGCCGATTGGTTTCAACCAATAGGAATTGTGATTGCAACTCTTGCCGCAGTAATAGCTTCTCAAGCATTAATTAGTGGATCATTTACATTAATAAATGAGGCGATGCGATTGAATTTTTGGCCAAAAGTCAAAATCAAATATCCTACTGAATTAAAAGGACAATTATACATACCATCTATCAATTGGCTCTTATTTTTTGGTTGTGTTGGTATCGTTTTACACTTTGAAGAATCAAGTAATATGGAGCATGCCTATGGTTTAGCAATTATATTATGTATGATTATGACAACCATTCTACTCAATTATTATTTAATAATGAAAAGAGTAAAACTCTACTTTTTCATGCCTCTTATTACTATTTATCTACTAATTGAATTTAGCTTTCTTGCCGCAAATATTACAAAGTTTGCTGAAGGCGGTTACGTAACACTTTTCATTGCTTCAATGTTAATGTCTGTTATGACGATATGGTATCTAGCTAAAAAAATCAACAAGAGTTATACTAAAATCGTTAAAATTGAAGATTACAAAAAAGTACTTGTGGAGTTAAGTGCAGATCTATCAATTCCAAAATACGCTACACATTTAGTATACATGACTAATGCCGGAAGAGTTGATGAAATAGAAGAAAAAGTAATGTATTCTATTTTACAAAAAAGACCTAAAAGAGCTGATATCTATTGGTTTGTTCACGTAAACATATTAACAGAACCTTACAAAACAGAATATAAAGTTACTGAAATCGTAAAAGATGATTTGTATCGAGTAGACTTCAATTTAGGCTTTAGAGAACCTACAAAAATAAACTTGATGTTCAAAGAAGTAATTAAAGATATGGTACAAAAAGGCGAAGTAGATATTACCAGCCGATACGAATCATTGAATAAAAATAATATTATTGGAGATTTCAAATTTGTTTTGTCTGAAAAATTCTTATCCAATGATAGTGACTTATTGTGGCATGAAAAAATAATCATGAATTCTTATTTCTTCATCAAAAAACTAAGTTTATCTGAAGAAAGAGCCTTTGGTTTAGATAGTAGTTCTGTGAAAATAGAGAAATTCCCAATGGTCTTACATGCTCCTCAAAACATAGGTTTGACTAGAGTTAAATAA
- a CDS encoding oxidoreductase, which translates to MNRFFLISIFFLILLSCKTINYDISGKNEKVFTSVKIDTLFQDKISIRALVFDANKVWYAADKSRFGFFDLDKNQKKEQHIMKDSLKLEFRSIAKTSQAVFILSVSNPALLYRVSKDNLEPKLVYQENHEKVFYDSMQFWNDKEGIAIGDPIDDTSFCIILTCDGGNSWQKIPTSNLPKLTEGESAFAASNTNIVIKGNNTWIVSGGKKSRVLYSGNKGITWSIYETPISQGEKMTGIFTADFYDAKTGFIAGGNYEIPNQNFDNKAKTVDGGKSWNLIAQNQGFGYASCVQYVPNSNGKGIVVVGAQGLFYSSDGGVSWKQLATDSSLFTFRFINDTTAIASGKNKMIRIHFK; encoded by the coding sequence ATGAATAGATTTTTTTTAATAAGTATATTTTTTTTGATTTTATTGTCTTGTAAAACAATTAATTATGATATTTCAGGTAAAAACGAAAAAGTTTTTACTTCTGTCAAAATTGACACTTTATTTCAAGATAAAATTAGTATAAGAGCACTTGTTTTTGATGCTAATAAAGTTTGGTATGCAGCTGATAAATCCAGGTTTGGTTTTTTTGATTTGGATAAAAATCAAAAAAAAGAGCAACATATTATGAAGGATAGTTTAAAATTAGAATTTAGAAGTATTGCTAAAACATCACAGGCTGTTTTTATTTTGAGTGTTTCTAATCCAGCATTGCTATATCGTGTTTCTAAAGATAATTTAGAGCCTAAATTAGTATACCAAGAAAATCATGAAAAGGTTTTTTATGATAGTATGCAATTTTGGAATGATAAAGAAGGAATTGCTATTGGAGATCCAATTGATGATACTAGTTTTTGTATAATTTTGACTTGTGACGGAGGGAATTCTTGGCAAAAAATACCGACATCAAACTTGCCAAAATTAACCGAGGGCGAATCTGCTTTTGCTGCCAGTAACACTAATATAGTTATAAAAGGAAATAATACTTGGATTGTTTCTGGAGGCAAAAAATCGAGGGTTCTTTATTCCGGAAATAAAGGGATTACCTGGTCTATATATGAAACACCTATTTCTCAAGGAGAAAAAATGACGGGAATTTTTACAGCGGATTTTTATGATGCTAAAACAGGATTTATAGCTGGGGGTAATTATGAAATTCCAAATCAAAATTTTGATAATAAAGCTAAGACTGTTGATGGAGGTAAAAGTTGGAATCTAATTGCGCAGAATCAGGGATTTGGATATGCTTCCTGTGTGCAATATGTACCTAATAGTAATGGAAAAGGCATAGTAGTTGTAGGTGCTCAAGGATTATTTTATTCATCTGATGGAGGAGTTTCTTGGAAACAATTAGCAACTGATTCGAGTCTTTTTACCTTCAGGTTTATAAATGATACAACCGCAATTGCCTCCGGTAAAAACAAAATGATTCGAATACATTTTAAATAA
- a CDS encoding sensor of ECF-type sigma factor gives MKLNKILPILLLFISFSFYAQGEKMKEKKEQIKALKVAFLTTELELTSSESEKFWPVYNAFDDKQFELRHLKMKAFMGRMDDNTMDKMSEKEANSFLNQMESNEDELYMLRKKFITTLKGILPATKIIKLRKSEEDFNRKLLQQYRDKGNRR, from the coding sequence ATGAAACTTAATAAAATATTACCCATTCTACTGCTATTCATTTCTTTTAGTTTTTACGCTCAAGGCGAAAAAATGAAAGAGAAAAAAGAACAAATTAAGGCATTAAAAGTAGCTTTTCTTACCACAGAACTTGAACTAACATCTAGTGAGTCTGAGAAATTTTGGCCTGTTTACAATGCTTTTGACGACAAACAATTTGAATTGAGACATTTGAAAATGAAAGCTTTCATGGGAAGAATGGACGATAATACTATGGATAAAATGTCAGAAAAAGAAGCCAACTCATTCTTAAACCAAATGGAAAGCAATGAAGATGAATTATATATGTTACGAAAAAAATTCATCACAACCTTAAAAGGAATTCTTCCTGCAACAAAAATTATTAAACTACGAAAATCAGAAGAAGATTTTAATCGAAAACTATTACAACAATACAGAGACAAAGGCAACAGAAGATAA
- a CDS encoding RNA polymerase sigma factor, which produces MQEEQEFILELLNPKTQNEAFQKLLSTYQKPLYNHIRNIVLNHDDSDDVLQNTFIKIFQYLKNFKGDSKLFSWMYRIATNEALTFLSQKAKMNGISTEALQNKTIDNLKADVFFDGNEIQLKLQKAIAKLPEKQQLVFKMKYFEELKYEEISGILGTSVGALKASYHHAVKKIETFVTSA; this is translated from the coding sequence TTGCAAGAAGAACAGGAATTTATACTTGAGTTATTGAATCCTAAAACGCAAAATGAGGCGTTTCAAAAACTCTTGTCAACCTATCAAAAACCTTTATACAATCATATCCGCAATATTGTGCTGAACCACGATGATTCGGATGATGTTTTGCAAAATACATTTATAAAAATATTTCAGTATTTAAAAAACTTCAAAGGAGACAGTAAACTTTTTTCTTGGATGTACCGAATTGCGACTAATGAAGCATTAACTTTTTTAAGTCAAAAAGCAAAGATGAATGGAATTTCGACAGAAGCTTTACAAAACAAAACTATCGATAATTTAAAAGCTGATGTTTTTTTTGATGGAAATGAAATTCAATTAAAATTACAAAAAGCAATAGCTAAATTACCTGAAAAACAACAGTTAGTATTTAAAATGAAATATTTTGAAGAATTAAAATATGAAGAAATTTCAGGAATTTTAGGAACTTCGGTTGGTGCCTTGAAAGCATCTTATCATCATGCCGTAAAAAAAATAGAAACCTTTGTTACAAGTGCTTAA